The Sinorhizobium fredii USDA 257 region TGATTGCTGTCATCGGCACCTTGAATTTCATCATCAACATCGCGTGGTTCCTGATCATCGCGTCGGCGATCTTCTCCTGGCTCTATGCCTTCAACGTGATCAACGTGAACAACCAGGCAATCAACATGATCGGCCGCTCGCTCTATCAGCTGACCGAGCCGCTTTACCGACCGATCCGCCGTTTCCTGCCGGACATGGGCG contains the following coding sequences:
- a CDS encoding YggT family protein — translated: MIAVIGTLNFIINIAWFLIIASAIFSWLYAFNVINVNNQAINMIGRSLYQLTEPLYRPIRRFLPDMGGVDLSPLVVLVILYFIQLFLNTTIAPALIR